Part of the Pseudomonadota bacterium genome is shown below.
TTGCAACAAACAGTAGACAATATTTAAAAAAAGGAATTTTTGCCTGACATATAAGCAAGGAATACAAAAAGATATGAAATCAGAATCATCAGGATCGGAGAAACAAGCAGCACTTAAATTTATTGGAAGGGCTTTTCATTACAGGAATTACAGGCTTTTTTTCGGGGGACAGGGTCTCTCTCTGATCGGAACGTGGATGCAGCAGATAGCCATGAGCTGGCTTGTTTACCGTTTGACTAACTCTGCTTTTCTCCTTGGTTTTATTGGTTTTACCGGCCAGATTCCCACATTTATCTTTTCATCCTTTGCCGGAGTTTTTGCTGACAGGCTGGATCGCCGCAAGCTGCTTCTTGCAACACAGACGCTTGCCATGATACAGGCCTTTTTACTGGCATTTCTCACATTAACCGGTACTATCGCAGTCTGGCATTTAATTGTTTTAAGCATATTTCTTGGTTTCATCAATGCATTTGACATGCCTACCCGGCAATCCTTTGTTGTAGATATAGTTGAAAATAAAGCGGATCTGGGAAATGCTATTGCCCTTAATTCCTTTATGTTCAATGGTGCGAGACTGGTAGGTCCTTCTATTGCGGGTCTCTTGATCGGCATTGTAGGTGAAGGCCTTTGTTTCCTCCTGAATGCGATAAGCTTCCTTGCCATTATTTTCGCTTTATTGGCTATGAACATTCCGAAAATAAGGAGAAAAACTCAATCCGTTCCTGTCCTTAAGGAGTTAAAAGAGGGATATAGATATGCCTTCGGGTTTGCACCAATTAGATATATTATTCTGTTGTTAGGTCTCATAAGTTTAATGGGAATGCCTTACCTTGTTCTTATGCCTATTTTTGCAAGAGACATCCTTCATGGAGGACCACATACCCTTGGCTTTCTTATGGGCGCTTCAGGTATCGGTGCTCTTGCGGGCGCGATCTATCTTGCATCAC
Proteins encoded:
- a CDS encoding MFS transporter; the protein is MKSESSGSEKQAALKFIGRAFHYRNYRLFFGGQGLSLIGTWMQQIAMSWLVYRLTNSAFLLGFIGFTGQIPTFIFSSFAGVFADRLDRRKLLLATQTLAMIQAFLLAFLTLTGTIAVWHLIVLSIFLGFINAFDMPTRQSFVVDIVENKADLGNAIALNSFMFNGARLVGPSIAGLLIGIVGEGLCFLLNAISFLAIIFALLAMNIPKIRRKTQSVPVLKELKEGYRYAFGFAPIRYIILLLGLISLMGMPYLVLMPIFARDILHGGPHTLGFLMGASGIGALAGAIYLASRKTVLGLGRLIVIASSTFGVGLIAFSFSRYIQLSLCMMLLIGFGMIVQMASSNTILQTIVDEDKRGRIMSFYAMAFMGMAPFGSLIISGAACIIGSLLFFTKLPLIRKIVRPIYLQMGIIREMPTELQ